The following proteins come from a genomic window of Athalia rosae chromosome 1, iyAthRosa1.1, whole genome shotgun sequence:
- the LOC105692846 gene encoding ubiquitin-conjugating enzyme E2Q-like protein 1 translates to MTTRSKDKVVAAFRKLFRSSEKIGEPEGASAGPTNSPSRRLLSRHHRPDAVTPSDAALQETPGCSHSSSCFFKAKKSGASCSQAVQSGIPERGVRLRRLMKELSEVQRLQHRRDAAFTAELVNDNLFEWHVRLHKVDPESELAADMRELEVPYILLHVIFPENFPFAPPFMRVISPRIEKGFVMEGGAICMELLTPRGWASAYTIEAVITQFAASIVKGQGRIARKTKSHKEFNRRSAEESFRSLVKTHEKYGWVTPPLAEG, encoded by the exons ATGACGACTAGATCAAAAGACAAGGTTGTAGCAGCGTTTAGAAAGCTATTCCGATCCTCggagaaaattggcgaacCCGAAGGAGCTAGTGCAGGCCCAACGAATTCTCCTTCGCGGAGATTACTAAGTCGTCATCACCGTCCGGATGCTGTAACCCCATCGGATGCTGCGTTACAGGAAACTCCTGGCTGCAGTCATTCTAGCAGTTGTTTTTTCAAGGCGAAAAAATCCGGGGCAAGCTGCTCCCAGGCTGTCCAGAGTGGTATACCGGAACGCGGTGTTCGCCTTAGACGGCTTATGAAAGAACTCAGCGAAGTTCAAAGGCTGCAGCACCGAAGGGACGCCGCGTTCACCGCTGAACTTGTCAATGACAATCTTTTCGAGTGGCACGTAAGGCTCCATAAAGTTGACCCGGAGAGCGAACTCGCCGCTGACATGCGGGAGCTCGAAGTTCCTTACATATTACTTCACGTGATatttcctgaaaattttccgttcgctCCACCCTTCATGAGGGTCATTTCGCCTCGTATTGAGAAAGGGTTTGTCATGGAGGGAGGAGCCATATGCATGGAACTACTAACGCCACGGGGTTGGGCCAGCGCTTATACCATTGAAGCTGTTATCACGCAATTCGCCGCCAGTATCGTTAAGGGTCAG GGACGGATTgccagaaaaacaaaaagccaTAAAGAGTTCAACCGAAGATCTGCCGAGGAGTCCTTCAGAAGTCTTGTCAAGACGCACGAAAAATATGGCTGGGTTACCCCCCCGTTGGCGGAAGGCTAA